A stretch of Gouania willdenowi chromosome 21, fGouWil2.1, whole genome shotgun sequence DNA encodes these proteins:
- the col4a1 gene encoding collagen alpha-1(IV) chain has protein sequence MLLLLPPMLLLLLLHANIDLTQAEGCGTSCGKCDCSGVKGTKGERGFPGLQGNMGFPGMQGPEGPPGALGNKGDFGEPGPSGPKGVRGPPGLPGFPGNPGLPGINGNDGQSGPPGIPGCNGTKGEIGRLGTPGLPGIPGPPGIPGSTGMKGDPGGLIGFAPLKGEKGSPGTPGQPGVHGAPGPIGPPGPRGYSGPKGDSGPPGPPGEKGAEVSYQGEKGDKGARGYQGPPGPPGPPSFGGQEGGKTLVHVPGPPGFRGDPGDKGDKGACVPHLDGIKGAIGPPGPRGKSGKDGEDGRKGEKGSIGPSGYPGSQGEKGDQGPPGFGDGAPGPPGPRGIPGLEGEKGYPGPQGEAGPPGRHVEGPRGERGQKGDIGEKGERGEEGRSLPGTPGQPGLPGPPGLPGPPVNPGACNIQKGAHGVPGPPGLQGEVGQKGDKGDTCFQCESSGPAGFPGPQGPKGDRGPPGPVGGKGEKGNTGFPGQPGQPGSQGTPGLMGVPGAVGEPGDIFIAPGLKGDKGLPGAPGSSGQPGLDGLPGRDGPPGQPGLKGEPAKEGIKGERGLPGDPGLSGTPGESGPPGAPGFGRPGEPGEKGSQGRPGLSGAPGLPGAKGEPGKGVFTPGPQGVPGPRGENGLPGVQGERGIQGDQGLPGFPGEKGENGPPGIGFPGPTGPKGVSGIPGAPGLPGEPGRPGQDGFTGNPGQPGQKGEPGRGLPGPKGSQGLEGIKGFPGEKGSVGLPGVPGQEGQTGPPGPQGVKGEIGPPGPPGLSGAPGPPGKGSPGAPGPQGPPGEPGPFGQAGVKGEKGYQGPPGSDMPGPKGDKGSPGFPGVPGSKGLPGSPGVPGKDGQVGYQGAKGEMGVIGTPGVPGFPGPRGNPGSPGQRGDPGFTGPRGNIGELGPKGERGEPGLQGPPGNMTKVEMDNMKGEKGDTGDPGNPGLTGEKGHRGLQGEPGMPGKDGEPGTPGQPGRKGDPGFAGQPGSMGPPGQKGGSGEMGIPGPGGPKGIKGDTGTPGHPGIRGTDGGKGDAGTPGEPGIGIPGFPGPKGQSGPPGFPGNPGDKGLKGTPGMTGKPGLQGPKGSQGSSGYPGQPGRPGEKGTSGFPGPAGEKGQEGRPGEAGVQGPPGPQGEKGDTGVDGIPGSTGERGDPGLPGSGRPGAPGFTGGKGDKGSSGLPGTPGHPGVPGIKGDKGFPGPQGSIGEPGQQGVPGLSLEGPKGDKGETGPPGEPGQPGVPGVSGVTGRDGQKGDKGDQGLPGFQGESGHKGDPGNPGFSGKSGLPGIDGQKGERGVQGVPGFPGPKGVFGDIGLKGELGDQGFPGEKGNHGPPGPPGPHTYIKGDIGFPGNPGLPGPQGPPGLPGQKGLQGVTGISGPKGEEGIPGHHGHHGAKGEPGPRGPQGPRGLPGPPGPDGVPGQVGSPGPSSMDHGFLVTRHSQTVDVPNCPEGTSLIYDGYSLLYIQGNERSHGQDLGTAGSCLRKFSPMPFLFCNINNVCNFASRNDYSYWLTSPEPMPMSMAPITGESIKPFISRCAVCEAPAMVIAVHSQTIMIPPCPRGWDSLWIGYSFVMHTSAGAEGSGQALASPGSCLEEFRSAPFIECHGRGTCNYYANSYSFWLATIENNEMFTKPVPTTLKAGNLRTHISRCQVCMKRT, from the exons GGGGAACGTGGATTTCCTGGTCTTCAAGGTAATATGGGATTCCCAGGCATGCAAGGACCCGAGGGGCCCCCAGGAGCATTGGGCAACAAG GGTGACTTTGGGGAACCTGGGCCCTCAGGACCGAAAGGAGTGCGA GGTCCTCCTGGTCTGCCGGGATTTCCAGGAAACCCAGGACTACCA GGCATCAATGGAAATGATGGTCAATCCGGTCCGCCTGGTATCCCAGGATGCAATGGGACAAAA GGTGAAATAGGAAGACTTGGCACTCCTGGTCTACCAGGAATTCCAGGACCTCCT GGAATCCCAGGAAGTACTGGTATGAAG GGTGATCCTGGTGGTTTGATTGGATTTGCACCCCTGAAAGGAGAAAAAGGATCCCCTGGTACACCTGGACAGCCT GGGGTACATGGTGCTCCTGGACCGATTGGACCTCCAGGACCTCGTGGCTATTCTGGACCTAAA GGTGATTCTGGCCCACCGGGCCCTCCTGGAGAGAAG GGTGCTGAAGTGTCATATCAGGGTGAGAAAGGAGATAAG GGTGCCCGTGGATACCAGGGCCCCCCCGGCCCCCCTGGACCTCCATCCTTTGGTGGACAGGAAGGAGGAAAAACCTTAGTGCACGTACCTGGACCACCG GGCTTTAGAGGAGATCCAGGAGACAAAGGAGATAAA GGTGCTTGTGTTCCCCATCTTGATGGTATCAAAGGAGCCATTGGCCCCCCTGGTCCCAGA GGTAAATCTGGTAAGGATGGAGAGGATGGACGTAAG GGAGAAAAAGGCTCTATTGGACCTTCAGGATATCCTGGATCTCAG GGTGAAAAAGGAGATCAGGGACCACCCGGCTTT GGCGATGGGGCACCTGGTCCCCCAGGCCCACGCGGTATTCCTGGGTTAGAAGgagaaaaag GttatcctggtcctcaaggagAGGCCGGCCCACCAG GCCGACATGTAGAAGGGCCACGTGGAGAAAGGGGTCAGAAAGGTGATATTGGTGAGAAAGGAGAGCGAGGAGAAGAGGGAAGGTCTCTTCCAGGAACTCCAGGACAACCAGGTCTTCCTGGACCTCCAGGATTGCCAGGACCACCAG TTAACCCAGGCGCTTGCAACATTCAGAAAGGAGCGCATGGTGTACCTGGACCTCCAGGGTTACAGGGAGAAGTGGGACAGAAAG GTGACAAAGGAGACACTTGTTTCCAGTGTGAGAGTTCCGGCCCTGCTGGATTTCCTGGACCGCAAGGCCCTAAAGGAGATCGAG GACCGCCTGGTCCAGTGGGCGGGAAAGGAGAAAAGGGTAATACTGGATTTCCTGGACAACCTGGACAACCT GGTAGTCAAGGTACTCCTGGGCTGATGGGGGTACCAGGTGCGGTTGGTGAGCCCGGTGACATCTTCATAGCTCCTGGTCTGAAGGGTGACAAAGGTCTTCCTGGTGCTCCTGGTTCTTCAGGGCAGCCAGGGCTGGATGGACTTCCAGGTAGAGACGGCCCTCCTGGACAGCCTGGATTGAAAGGGGAACCT GCCAAAGAAGGCATAAAAGGTGAACGTGGACTACCTGGTGACCCTGGTCTTAGTGGGACTCCCGGTGAGAGTGGACCTCCTGGTGCACCAGGATTTGGTCGACCAGGAGAGCCTGGTGAGAAAGGCAGTCAGGGGAGGCCAGGCCTTTCTGGAGCTCCTGGATTACCtg GAGCTAAAGGTGAGCCGGGTAAAGGTGTGTTCACTCCTGGACCTCAGGGAGTTCCTGGACCCAGAGGAGAAAATGGTTTACCTGGAGTTCAAG GTGAAAGAGGTATACAAGGCGACCAGGGTTTGCCAGGATTTCCTGGAGAAAAGGGTGAAAATGGACCCCCAGGAATTGGATTTCCAGGCCCAACTGGACCTAAAG GAGTCAGTGGAATTCCAGGAGCACCTGGATTACCGGGAGAACCAGGAAGACCAGGACAGGATGGGTTCACAGGAAATCCTGGACAACCAGGACAAAAG GGTGAACCTGGACGGGGACTACCAGGACCTAAAGGTTCTCAGGGCCTCGAGGGGATTAAAGGCTTCCCAGGAGAGAAGGGCAGTGTTGGGTTACCTGGTGTTCCTGGACAGGAAGGACAGACAGGACCACCTGGACCTCAAGGGGTCAAAG gtGAGATTGGTCCCCCAGGACCCCCTGGACTGTCTGGTGCACCAGGTCCTCCAGGAAAAGGATCGCCTGGAGCTCCTGGACCACAGGGACCACCTGGAGAGCCTGGACCATTTG GCCAGGCAGGTGTAAAGGGAGAAAAAGGATATCAAGGCCCTCCAGGCTCGGACATGCCTGGACCTAAGGGAGACAAGGGATCCCCTGGATTCCCTGGTGTTCCAGGTTCTAAAGGACTACCAGGTTCTCCGGGAGTACCAGGCAAAGACGGACAAGTAGGATACCAAG GTGCTAAAGGTGAAATGGGAGTCATAGGAACACCGGGAGTCCCAGGATTCCCTGGACCTCGAGGAAATCCTGGATCTCCTGGTCAGAGAG GTGATCCTGGATTTACTGGACCACGAGGTAATATTGGAGAGCTTGGTCCCAAAGGTGAAAGGGGAGAGCCTGGTCTTCAGGGACCCCCAGGGAACATGACTAAGGTTGAAATGGATAACATGAAGGGCGAGAAAGGAGATACTGGAGATCCAG GTAATCCTGGACTTACTGGAGAGAAGGGCCACAGAGGACTTCAGGGAGAACCTGGAATGCCGGGCAAAGATGGAGAACCAGGGACACCTGGGCAGCCAG GTAGAAAAGGAGACCCTGGTTTTGCGGGGCAGCCTGGGAGCATGGGACCACCTGGTCAAAAAGGCGGTAGTGGAGAGATGGGAATACCAG GGCCTGGTGGTCCAAAGGGTATCAAAGGAGACACCGGTACACCAGGTCATCCTGGTATCAGAGGAACTGATGGAGGAAAAGGAGATGCAGGAACACCTGGTGAACCAGGTATCGGGATTCCAGGATTCCCGGGCCCAAAG GGTCAGAGCGGCCCACCTGGATTCCCTGGAAATCCTGGAGATAAGGGTCTAAAAGGTACACCTGGTATGACTGGGAAACCTGGACTTCAGGGACCGAAGGGAAGCCAAGGAAGTTCTGGGTATCCAG GTCAGCCTGGCAGACCAGGGGAGAAGGGCACCTCTGGATTTCCTGGACCTGCAGGAGAAAAAGGACAAGAAGGGCGACCTG GTGAAGCTGGGGTGCAGGGACCTCCTGGTCCTCAAGGAGAAAAGGGAGATACAGGAGTGGATGGCATCCCAGGATCCACAGGAGAACGTGGAGATCCAG GTTTACCTGGCAGTGGTCGGCCTGGTGCACCTGGTTTCACTGGTGGTAAAG gTGACAAAGGTAGTTCAGGTTTGCCTGGCACCCCGGGTCATCCTGGTGTCCCCGGAATCAAGGGAGACAAAGGGTTTCCAGGCCCACAGGGGTCGATTGGTGAACCAGGACAGCAGGGTGTCCCAGGTCTCTCTTTGGAAGGTCCTAAGGGAGATAAGGGAGAGACAGGACCACCTGGAGAACCAG GACAACCAGGAGTACCCGGAGTTTCTGGTGTTACAGGCAGAGATGGGCAAAAAGGAGATAAAGGAGATCAGGGTCTTCCTGGGTTCCAGGGAGAGTCGGGACACAAGGGGGACCCTGGAAATCCTGGATTTTCT GGAAAATCTGGCCTTCCAGGTATAGATGGACAGAAAGGAGAGCGAGGAGTTCAAGGTGTCCCGGGCTTCCCAG GTCCAAagggtgtttttggagacattggACTTAAAGGAGAACTGGGAGACCAAGGGTTCCCTGGAGAGAAAG GTAACCATGGCCCTCCTGGTCCCCCGGGTCCACACACATATATCAAAGGAGACATTGGCTTCCCTGGAAATCCAGGCTTGCCAGGACCTCAAGGTCCACCTGGGCTTCCCGGACAAAAAGGACTACAAG GTGTGACAGGTATCAGTGGACCAAAAGGTGAAGAGGGCATCCCTGGACATCACGGTCATCATGGAGCCAAAGGAGAGCCTGGCCCGCGAGGACCACAAG GACCCAGAGGACTTCCTGGCCCACCTGGACCTGATGGTGTTCCGGGTCAGGTGGGTTCACCTGGACCTTCATCCATGGATCATGGTTTTCTGGTAACACGTCACAGTCAAACAGTGGACGTGCCAAATTGTCCAGAAGGAACGTCCCTCATATACGATGGCTACTCTTTGCTTTATATACAAGGCAATGAACGCTCGCACGGGCAAGATTTAG GTACGGCAGGCAGTTGTTTGAGGAAGTTCAGCCCCATGCCCTTCCTCTTCTGTAACATCAACAACGTGTGCAACTTTGCCTCTCGTAATGATTATTCCTATTGGCTCACCTCACCTGAGCCCATGCCAATGAGCATGGCACCCATCACTGGGGAAAGCATCAAACCCTTTATCAGCAG ATGTGCGGTATGTGAAGCTCCAGCCATGGTGATAGCAGTTCACAGTCAGACCATCATGATCCCACCCTGCCCTCGGGGCTGGGACTCTCTATGGATTGGCTACTCGTTTGTCATG caCACCAGTGCTGGTGCTGAGGGCTCAGGCCAGGCTCTGGCCTCTCCCGGTTCTTGTCTGGAGGAATTCCGCAGCGCTCCATTTATCGAGTGTCATGGTCGGGGAACCTGCAACTACTACGCCAACTCCTACAGCTTCTGGCTTGCCACCATTGAAAACAACGAGATGTTTAC AAAACCTGTCCCTACCACACTTAAAGCTGGTAATCTCCGAACACACATCAGCCGCTGTCAGGTGTGCATGAAGAGGACATAA